In a genomic window of Sarcophilus harrisii chromosome 4, mSarHar1.11, whole genome shotgun sequence:
- the DUSP28 gene encoding dual specificity phosphatase 28, giving the protein MDAEAPAPAGGPAEATGSEAPGSGSRRQLARITPWLLLGPARVAADAELLARERVTFCVNVTRQQPCPRAPGVRTLRVPVFDDPAEDLLTHLEPCCAALEAAARAGGTCLVFCKNGRSRSAAVCTAYLMRHGGLSLERAFQVVKKARPVAEPNPGFWAQLRKYEEALRERTPGSEPRREAPSGAGARESGEPEAREKGSPRPPASGRRP; this is encoded by the exons ATGGACGCGGAGGCGCCAGCCCCAGCGGGAGGCCCGGCGGAGGCCACGGGCTCGGAGGCCCCGGGCTCGGGGAGCCGGCGGCAGCTGGCCCGAATCACGCCCTGGCTGCTCCTGGGCCCCGCGCGCGTCGCGGCGGACGCGGAGCTGCTGGCGCGCGAGCGCGTCACGTTTTGCGTCAATGTGACCCGGCAGCAGCCGTGCCCGCGCGCGCCGGGCGTGCGCACGCTGCGCGTGCCTGTCTTTGACGACCCGGCCGAGGACCTGCTGACGCACCTGGAGCCCTGCTGCGCCGCTCTGGAGGCGGCCGCGCGCGCCGGCGGCACGTGCCTCGTGTTCTGCAAGAACGGGCGCAGCCGCTCGGCGGCGGTGTGCACCGCCTACCTCATGAGGCACGGCGGCCTCAGCCTGGAGCGGGCCTTCCAG GTGGTGAAAAAGGCCAGGCCCGTGGCCGAGCCCAACCCGGGCTTCTGGGCCCAGCTGCGGAAGTACGAGGAGGCCCTCCGGGAGCGGACCCCCGGCAGCGAGCCCCGGCGCGAGGCCCCGAGCGGAGCCGGTGCTCGGGAGTCGGGCGAGCCCGAGGCACGCGAGAAAGGCTCGCCGCGTCCCCCCGCGTCAGGGCGGAGGCCTTAG